Part of the Sphingomonas sp. Leaf357 genome, TAACCCCCAAGCGGAAGAACGGGCTTCACGAAAGGGATGTCCGATGCACACCATTGAACACAATCTGAAGCTCGGCTTCATCGAGGTCACCGTCGAGGGCCTGTGGACCGAGGCCGATTTCGACCGCTTCGTGGCCGATCTGCGCGCCGCGATCCTGACATTCCCGGATACCGGCAGGCCGCCCATGACACTCTACAATTATACTGGCGCGCAGATTCAGACCCAGTCGATGATCGCGCGCATGCAGGCTTTGGCCGCCCATCCGGCGATGATCGATCGCCGGGTGGCGCTGTACACCGAAGGCTGCCTCGCGCGGCGCCAGGCCAAGCGCGTGGCGGGCAACCGCGACAACATGCGCGTCTTCGACAGCCGCGAGGAGGCGATCGCATTCCTGCTCGACGATGGCGTGGGCATGATGCCGGTGCCGGCGGATGTATCGTATCGGCAGCATGCTTCGCGGTAAGCACCGACACCATTCGTCCTGAATAGCGGCTGAGCTTGTCGAAGACGCGTATCGAAGGACACGTGCCGTGTTCCAACGGTGCTTCGATACGAGCCTTCGATACGCCTTCGGCTACTCAGTCTCTACTCAGCACGAACGGATCAATATGAAGCCGTCATATTTTGCTGGGTGAGACACGATCAGCCCGGCAGAACGATCGCCGCGATCAGGCCGGGGGCGTTGTCGCCCAATTCCAGCCGCCCGCCGTGCAGGCGCGCGACCGCGGCGACCAGCGACAGGCCCAGGCCCGCCCCCGGTATGGTGCGCGCACTGTCGAGCCGGCCGAAGCGGCTGAGCGCCTGTTCGCGGTCCTGCTCGGCGATGCCGGGGCCGCGATCCTCGACCTGCAGGCGGATGCTGCCCCCGCCCCCTTTCAGTCGCAGCACGATATCCCCGCCGCCCGCCTCGCCGTTGCCCCCGGCATGGCGCAGCGCATTGTCGATCAGGTTGGTGATCGCCTGGGTCATCAATTCGCGGTGCATCACGATGTGCGGCGGATGCGACTCGACGATCGCGGCGAAGGTGATGCCGGCATCGTCGGCGACGGGTTCGTAGAGTTCGGCGATCTCCTCGACCAACGCCGCCGGATCGATATCGGTGAAGCGGTCGCGCGAGACGGATTGCGAGCGCGTGATCTCCAGCAAGGTGGAGAGCATGCGCATCACCAGATCGGTCTCGACCAGCAGGCCGGACAGCGCGGCATCGCGCTGCACCGGATCGGTGACCAGAATCGCCGTCTCGGTCTTGGCGCGCAGCCGGGCGATCGGGGAGCGCAGATCGTGGGCCAGGCTGTCGGTGACGATGCGGAGTTCGCCCATCAGCCGTTCGACCTTGTCGAGCATCGCGTCGAGCCGGATCGACAGCCGATCGAACGCATCGCCGCCGCCGGCGACCGATCCGACGCGGCGGCTGAGATCGCCCTGCCCCACGCCTTCGATCACCGCCGCGATGTTGTTCAGCCGCCGCCCGACATAGCGCGCGACGACCAGACCGCCGACCACGCCGAGCATCAGCGACAGGATCGTCGCGAGCAGCAGGGCGCGTTCGATACCGCGCTGTTCCTGCTGCCAATCGTCCATCAGATGGCCGCTGATCAGCCGGTATGCGCCGATCCGCCGGACGATATAGCCCGCCTCGCGCCCCGCCCAGGGTTCGGCGTCGCCGAGCGAGCCGACGTGAAACGTACCGGATGGCGTGACGGGCGTCGGGAGTTGGTCGGGGCCGATCCCGCTCACCCTGCGTCCCGATTCGTCCACGATCAGCGCGATCAGCGATGAATCGCGCGAGCGGCTGGCGTCACGGATCGCCTGCACCAAGGCCGGCACGCCGCCCGAGCGATAGACCGAGACGAAGGCGTCGGATTGTTCGTTGGTGTCGCGCCGCACCGCGTCGACCGCGTCGCCGTGGATCTGCTGCCACAGGAACGTCGCCAGCACGAGGTTCGTGACCAGAGCCAGCGCGATCGCCAGCAGCGCGATGCGCGCGGTGACCGAGAGGCGCAGCAACCGGGGCGGTATCAGGCGTCGAGCGATAACCGGTACCCCGCGCCGCGCACCGTATGCAGGATCGGCTGGGTGAAGCCGTCCTCGAGCTTGCGGCGCAGGCGGCCGATATGCACGTCCACCACGTTCGATCCCGGATCGAAGTGATAGTTCCAGATCTTCTCCAGCATCATCGTGCGCGTCACGACCTGCCCCGCGTGGCGCGCGAGATATTCGAGCAGGTTGAATTCACGCGCGCCGAGCGGGATCGCGCGCCCCTGCCGCACGACGGTGCGCGCGAGCAGATCGATCTCGAGATCGCCGACGCCCAGCCGCGTGGTCTGCGCCGCTGCCTGCGGCCGCTCGAACCGACGCAGCAACGCCTCGACGCGGGCGGAAAGCTCGGCGAAGGAGAAGGGCTTGGTGAGATAGTCGTCGGCACCGGCATGAAGCCCGTCGACCCGGTCGTCGACCGTGGCGAGCGCGGACAGCACCAGAGTCGGCGTGGCGACGCCGGCCGCGCGGACCGCGTTGATCATCGACAGGCCGTCGAGCCCGGGCAGCATGCGATCGGCAATGATCAGGTCGAAGATGCCTTCGCTCGCCAGGAACAGACCGTCGCGGCCGTCGCCGCAGGTCTCGACCGCGAAGCCCGCCTCGGTCAGGCCCTTGGCGAGATAGGCGGCGGTGGCGGTATCGTCTTCGACGATCAGGATCTTGCGCGTCATAAGGGGCGTATCCGGCTCTGCCCTGCTTGTAGGATATGAAGAGGCCGGCGGAAAGCTTTCACTTTCCACCGGCCTCCGGCGCGCCCAGGGGTCGCGTTAGCGCCGAAGTCGCTATGCCTGTACCATCCGGACGATGCGCATCCGGGCGATAGGGGTTGGCTTCGCTGCCTCTTCCCCGTCGGTATGCGCGATGTGCCCCGCCCGAATCGGTGACGGCGACATGACAAATGCGTCATCAGCGGCCTTCGACTCTGGTCTTGTCCGCCCTGTCGGTCTTGACCGGCGCGGTTTCGGCGAAGGTCTTGAGATTTAGGATCTGGAGCGCGAGCACCTCGTCCACCTTGGGGGCCAGCGTATCGGCCCCGGCGCGGACATAGCCGCCGACGACATAGCTCATCGTCACGCGGGTCTTCTCGCCTTCGGGATCCAGTTTGAAGGTCAAGGTTCCGGTCACCGCCTCGGCCTGGAGCGGCCCGAGCGACCCGACCATGCGGATCATCCGCCCCGGCGCGATATAGACGATATGGGCATGCTCGACGCTGCCCTTGCCGTCCGGGATGCGCTCGCAGAAGCAGCCGGGTGCCTGCGCGTCCAGGTACAGATTGGCCGGATCGTCCGAATAGGTGTGATCCTTGTCCCACCAATATTGCGGCATCTTGAGTGCGGCCCAGACGCGCGCGATTGGCGCGTCGATGGTCAGCGCCTGATCGAGCGCGAAGCCGATCGCGCTGGACTGGACGATCTCGGCGGTGGCCGGCATGGGCTCGGCGGCGAGCAGCAGCGCGGACATTGCAAGGCGTTTCATGTGGCGCTCCCCCGGTGGAGCGGCCAGCATATGCGGATTGGGATACGCCGCAACCGTTCGGGGAGAGCGCGCTTCCCCGGCGAAGGCCGGGGTCCAGTCGCGGATCGTGATTTGGCGGCAGCTGCGCGCGGTTACATCGACCTTCGTGACTGGACCCCGGCCTTCGCCGGGGAGGCAGAAAGGATCGAAGGTGACGGAAAGTTACTTGCCGTCGAGGATCCCCACGATCGCGGTCGTCACCTGGTCGATATCGGCCATGCCGTCGACCCGGCTGACCAGACCGCGCGCTTCGTAGATCGGCAGGATCGGGGCGGTCTTGCCACGATATTCCTCCATCCGCGTGCGCACGGTATCCTCGTTATCGTCCGGGCGGCGCTTGAACTCGGTGCCCGCGCACGTGTCGCAGACGCCGGCGACCTTCGGCTTGTGGAAGCTGTCGTGATAGCCCGCGCCGCAATTGGCGCAGGTGTAGCGGCCGACGATCCGCGCGACGAGCGCGTCCTCGTCGACTTCCAGTTCAATCACGTGATCCAGCGTGCGACCGCGATCCTGCAGCAGCGCGTCGAGCTGATGCGCCTGCGCCGCGGTGCGCGGATAGCCGTCGAAAATCACGCCGCCGACCGTATCGGCCTCGTCGAGCCGCTCGCCAATAATGCCGGAGACGATGTCGTCCGACACCAGCCCGCCCGATTCCATCACCGACTTGGCCTTGAGCCCGGTCGGCGTGCCCGCCTTGACCGCCGCGCGCAGCATGTCGCCGGTGGACAGCTGAACCATGCCGTAGCGCGTCATCAGCCGTGCGGCCTGGGTACCCTTGCCGGCACCAGGCGGGCCAAGGAGGATGATATTCAAGACCGCATTCCCCTCACGTGCTTCAGGTCAGCCCCGCTCAGCGGAGGCGCCCGCCCTTCAGCTTCGCCTTCTTGATCAGATCGCCATACTGATGCGCCAGCAGGTGCGACTGAATCTGCGTCACCGTATCCATCGTTACGTTGACCACGATCAACAGGCTAGTGCCCCCGAGGTAGAACGGAATACTCAGCGCCGACACCAGATATTCCGGCAACAGGCAGATCACCGTCAGATAGGCCGCACCGATCACGGTGATGCGCGTCAGCACGTAATCGAAATACGTCTCGGTATTCTTGCCGGGACGGATGCCGGGGACGAAGCCGCCATAGCGCTTCAGATTGTCCGCGGTCTCTTCCGGATTGAACACCACGGCGGTGTAGAAGAACGAGAAGAAGATGATGCCCGCGCCGTAGAGCAGCATGTACACCGGGCTACCGTGCTGCAGATACTGGTTGAGGCCGATGATGAAATCGCCCCACTTCGATTCGCCCGCCACGCGCTGCCCCGCGAACTGGCTGATCGTCAGCGGCATCAGCAGCAGCGACGAGGCGAAGATCGGAGGGATGACGCCGGCGGTGTTGATCTTCAGCGGCAGATGGCTGCGATCGGCCTGCATGCCGCGCTGAGTCTGGCGCTTGGGGTACTGGATCAGGATGCGGCGCTGCGCGCGCTCCATGAAGCAGATGAACAGGATGAGCATCACGACCGCCGCGATGATCGCAAGCAAGGTGCCGCCGCCCATGCTGCCCGAACGGCCGCCCTCGAACAGGTTGAACAAGGTGGTCGGCAGGCTGGCGACGATGCCGGCCATGATGATCAGCGACATGCCGTTGCCGATGCCGCGCGCGGTGATCTGCTCACCCAGCCACATCAGAAACATGGTGCCACCGACGATGCTGATCACCGCGACGATGCGGAACAGCATGCCGGGATCGACCACCGCCCCGCCCGCTTCGTAACCGACGGCGAGGAAATAGCCCTGCACGGCGGTCAGCGCGACGGTGCCGTAGCGCGTATATTGGTTGAGCCGCTTGCGCCCGCTCTCGCCATCCTTCTTGATCGCGGCGAGCGTCGGCGACAGCGAGGTGGCG contains:
- a CDS encoding sensor histidine kinase; this translates as MLRLSVTARIALLAIALALVTNLVLATFLWQQIHGDAVDAVRRDTNEQSDAFVSVYRSGGVPALVQAIRDASRSRDSSLIALIVDESGRRVSGIGPDQLPTPVTPSGTFHVGSLGDAEPWAGREAGYIVRRIGAYRLISGHLMDDWQQEQRGIERALLLATILSLMLGVVGGLVVARYVGRRLNNIAAVIEGVGQGDLSRRVGSVAGGGDAFDRLSIRLDAMLDKVERLMGELRIVTDSLAHDLRSPIARLRAKTETAILVTDPVQRDAALSGLLVETDLVMRMLSTLLEITRSQSVSRDRFTDIDPAALVEEIAELYEPVADDAGITFAAIVESHPPHIVMHRELMTQAITNLIDNALRHAGGNGEAGGGDIVLRLKGGGGSIRLQVEDRGPGIAEQDREQALSRFGRLDSARTIPGAGLGLSLVAAVARLHGGRLELGDNAPGLIAAIVLPG
- a CDS encoding response regulator transcription factor, which codes for MTRKILIVEDDTATAAYLAKGLTEAGFAVETCGDGRDGLFLASEGIFDLIIADRMLPGLDGLSMINAVRAAGVATPTLVLSALATVDDRVDGLHAGADDYLTKPFSFAELSARVEALLRRFERPQAAAQTTRLGVGDLEIDLLARTVVRQGRAIPLGAREFNLLEYLARHAGQVVTRTMMLEKIWNYHFDPGSNVVDVHIGRLRRKLEDGFTQPILHTVRGAGYRLSLDA
- a CDS encoding SRPBCC family protein, translating into MKRLAMSALLLAAEPMPATAEIVQSSAIGFALDQALTIDAPIARVWAALKMPQYWWDKDHTYSDDPANLYLDAQAPGCFCERIPDGKGSVEHAHIVYIAPGRMIRMVGSLGPLQAEAVTGTLTFKLDPEGEKTRVTMSYVVGGYVRAGADTLAPKVDEVLALQILNLKTFAETAPVKTDRADKTRVEGR
- a CDS encoding adenylate kinase; the encoded protein is MNIILLGPPGAGKGTQAARLMTRYGMVQLSTGDMLRAAVKAGTPTGLKAKSVMESGGLVSDDIVSGIIGERLDEADTVGGVIFDGYPRTAAQAHQLDALLQDRGRTLDHVIELEVDEDALVARIVGRYTCANCGAGYHDSFHKPKVAGVCDTCAGTEFKRRPDDNEDTVRTRMEEYRGKTAPILPIYEARGLVSRVDGMADIDQVTTAIVGILDGK
- the secY gene encoding preprotein translocase subunit SecY gives rise to the protein MASAADQMAQGLSLSKFAQATDLKKRLWFTIGVLIVFRMLSYVPLPGIDAVKLVSLANRTSGGVLDFFNMFSGGSLGRASLIALGVMPYITASIVVQLATSLSPTLAAIKKDGESGRKRLNQYTRYGTVALTAVQGYFLAVGYEAGGAVVDPGMLFRIVAVISIVGGTMFLMWLGEQITARGIGNGMSLIIMAGIVASLPTTLFNLFEGGRSGSMGGGTLLAIIAAVVMLILFICFMERAQRRILIQYPKRQTQRGMQADRSHLPLKINTAGVIPPIFASSLLLMPLTISQFAGQRVAGESKWGDFIIGLNQYLQHGSPVYMLLYGAGIIFFSFFYTAVVFNPEETADNLKRYGGFVPGIRPGKNTETYFDYVLTRITVIGAAYLTVICLLPEYLVSALSIPFYLGGTSLLIVVNVTMDTVTQIQSHLLAHQYGDLIKKAKLKGGRLR